The following are encoded in a window of Amphibacillus xylanus NBRC 15112 genomic DNA:
- the mecA gene encoding adaptor protein MecA has product MEIERINDNTIKFYMSYLDIENRGFDREEIWYSRERSEQLFWQVMDEAGDQEAFDMDGPLWIQVQAMEKGLEITVTKAQLSKEEQDYQVPNEPSQIDEGLNERLEDLLDMQLGEKIRKASREKQAKQDNQARLIQHTVAFKDFEDVIQLSHQINLVDGISSELYHYHERYVLIVKFDDDVIDDHVQDNLLSIIYEYGNKEKDTIPVILEYGKVIFAENALEQTQHYFK; this is encoded by the coding sequence ATGGAAATTGAAAGAATTAATGATAATACAATTAAATTTTATATGTCGTATTTAGATATTGAAAATCGAGGCTTCGATCGTGAAGAAATTTGGTATAGCCGCGAGCGAAGTGAGCAACTGTTTTGGCAAGTGATGGACGAGGCGGGCGATCAAGAGGCTTTTGATATGGATGGTCCTCTTTGGATTCAAGTTCAAGCGATGGAGAAGGGCTTGGAGATTACAGTCACTAAAGCACAACTCTCAAAAGAAGAACAAGATTATCAAGTACCGAATGAACCATCACAAATTGATGAAGGATTAAATGAACGTCTTGAGGATTTATTAGATATGCAGCTTGGCGAGAAAATTCGCAAAGCATCGCGTGAAAAGCAAGCTAAGCAAGATAATCAAGCACGATTAATTCAACATACAGTTGCCTTTAAAGACTTTGAGGACGTTATTCAATTAAGTCATCAGATTAACTTAGTAGACGGGATATCGAGCGAATTATACCATTATCATGAGCGCTACGTCCTAATTGTTAAATTTGATGATGATGTGATTGATGACCATGTTCAAGATAATTTATTGAGCATTATTTATGAATATGGAAATAAGGAAAAGGATACTATCCCAGTCATTTTAGAATATGGTAAAGTTATTTTCGCTGAAAATGCTTTAGAACAAACTCAACATTATTTTAAATAG
- the spxA gene encoding transcriptional regulator SpxA, giving the protein MVTLYTSPSCTSCRKAKAWLEEHDIPYHERNIFSDTLTIDEIKEILRMTEDGTDEIISTRSKAFQKLEVDIEQMSLKDLIDTIQENPGILRRPIILDEKRLQVGYNEDEIRRFLPRKVRNLQLLEAQRMVN; this is encoded by the coding sequence ATGGTTACACTTTATACCTCGCCGAGCTGTACATCATGTCGGAAAGCGAAAGCATGGTTAGAAGAACACGATATACCTTATCATGAAAGAAATATTTTCTCCGATACGTTGACAATTGATGAGATTAAGGAAATTTTGAGAATGACTGAGGATGGAACAGATGAAATTATTTCAACTCGTTCTAAAGCATTCCAAAAGTTAGAAGTTGATATTGAACAAATGTCATTGAAGGATTTAATCGACACGATTCAAGAAAATCCTGGTATCTTAAGACGTCCAATTATTCTAGATGAGAAACGACTACAAGTCGGATATAATGAAGATGAAATTAGACGCTTTTTACCTCGTAAGGTTAGAAACTTACAATTACTTGAAGCTCAAAGAATGGTCAATTAA